A region from the Kineothrix sp. IPX-CK genome encodes:
- a CDS encoding transcriptional repressor — MKNCEELTFPKEIKRTKQREEIFRILSEETEPVSAVDIYNRLIQTCGNSNFAISTVYRALGIFEEKGYVSKSTLMGGDMAYYEWNFGTHKHYAICLKCHKLIALKKCPFEHTKIETENDDFVITGHKLELYGYCKECRVEGEDI, encoded by the coding sequence ATGAAAAATTGTGAGGAATTGACTTTTCCTAAAGAGATAAAGAGGACGAAACAGAGGGAAGAAATTTTTCGGATTTTATCTGAGGAAACGGAGCCGGTAAGCGCAGTGGATATTTATAACCGCCTGATACAGACATGCGGGAATTCTAACTTTGCGATTTCAACGGTATATAGGGCGCTGGGCATTTTTGAAGAAAAGGGTTATGTCTCGAAATCCACGCTGATGGGCGGAGATATGGCGTACTATGAATGGAACTTCGGTACTCATAAGCATTATGCAATATGTTTGAAATGTCACAAGCTGATAGCGCTTAAGAAATGTCCGTTCGAGCATACGAAGATAGAGACAGAAAACGATGATTTTGTGATTACGGGCCATAAATTGGAGCTTTATGGTTATTGCAAGGAATGCAGAGTAGAAGGAGAGGATATATAA
- a CDS encoding damage-control phosphatase ARMT1 family protein: MKLSSLCIRCLIDKQEERIRSIEGENKKAAYMKEVAGIIGSADSEASAPFLVYKINSVYKRYFGAFPDYEREKEEFNSMMLSMEQELEEGIRMGGSKEEMLSNALNYARTANYIDYGTMNQVSRDELLQLLNKASEEELEEGTFHMFQKDLQSGGKLVYLTDNCGEIVADKLLIKILKEQYPDLHIKVIVRGTAVLNDATMEDARAVGLTEIAEVIGNGSGIAGTQISYLSEEARQAISEADVIISKGQGNFETIHGCGLNIYYLFLCKCEWFTRQFDMERLKGVFINEITVC, encoded by the coding sequence ATGAAACTGAGTTCATTGTGTATCAGATGTCTGATCGATAAGCAGGAGGAGCGTATTCGAAGCATAGAGGGTGAGAACAAAAAAGCCGCTTATATGAAAGAGGTGGCGGGTATTATCGGCTCTGCGGATTCGGAGGCTTCAGCCCCTTTCCTCGTGTATAAAATCAATTCTGTATATAAGAGGTATTTCGGTGCATTTCCCGATTATGAAAGGGAAAAAGAGGAATTTAATTCCATGATGCTGTCCATGGAGCAGGAGTTGGAAGAGGGGATCCGTATGGGCGGAAGCAAGGAAGAAATGCTTTCAAACGCGCTGAATTATGCCAGAACGGCAAACTATATAGACTATGGTACAATGAATCAGGTGAGCCGGGATGAGCTTTTGCAACTGCTTAATAAGGCGAGTGAAGAGGAGCTGGAAGAAGGAACCTTTCATATGTTTCAGAAGGATCTGCAATCCGGAGGGAAATTAGTTTATCTCACTGACAACTGCGGAGAGATAGTAGCGGATAAACTGTTGATTAAAATATTGAAGGAACAATATCCCGATTTACACATAAAGGTGATCGTACGTGGAACTGCTGTATTAAACGATGCTACCATGGAGGATGCCAGGGCGGTGGGACTTACGGAAATTGCGGAGGTGATCGGCAATGGAAGCGGAATCGCCGGGACACAGATAAGCTATTTATCCGAAGAGGCAAGGCAGGCGATAAGCGAGGCGGATGTAATAATTTCCAAAGGACAGGGAAACTTCGAAACAATTCATGGCTGCGGCTTAAATATTTATTATCTGTTTTTATGCAAATGCGAATGGTTTACCAGGCAATTCGATATGGAAAGGCTAAAAGGCGTCTTTATCAACGAAATTACAGTTTGTTAA
- a CDS encoding diguanylate cyclase domain-containing protein — translation MNYTLCEITRELCETYLLNPIRSKGSVKNYFDDDLILIGTGKHEIFSSLAAFKSVWNNYDDDIAFDILSEWYECRQLSESIYLVYGCLWMKEKENKQKELLIEMDTRLSIIYEVKGNSYKILHIHHSVPNTEQGYDEHYPRSITEKANSIIAKFKKKAEQDSMTGLLNHSTFEQCINKHIKNNPVGVFYMIDIDDFKQINDIYGHEQGDKVIRDFAELLTVVFSSNAYLGRLGGDEFAVFEPELSDKSLIKQKAKNVINEFSSLSRKYGNELQLSCSIGISLINNISGSFSHLYRSADQNLYLSKKNKRGTYHLNEDI, via the coding sequence ATGAATTACACGTTATGTGAAATTACACGAGAATTATGTGAGACTTACCTTTTGAATCCGATAAGGAGCAAAGGCAGTGTCAAGAATTATTTTGATGACGACTTAATACTTATAGGTACCGGAAAGCATGAAATATTTTCCTCCCTTGCCGCTTTTAAGTCTGTTTGGAATAATTACGATGATGATATTGCTTTTGATATTTTAAGTGAATGGTATGAATGCCGCCAGCTTTCTGAAAGTATTTATTTGGTATACGGCTGCTTATGGATGAAAGAGAAAGAAAATAAACAAAAAGAACTTCTTATAGAAATGGATACTCGCCTCAGCATTATCTATGAAGTGAAAGGCAATTCTTATAAAATACTCCATATCCATCATTCCGTACCGAATACAGAGCAGGGGTATGATGAACATTACCCGAGGTCAATAACCGAAAAAGCCAATTCCATTATTGCTAAGTTCAAAAAAAAAGCAGAGCAGGATTCCATGACAGGTCTTCTTAATCATAGTACCTTTGAGCAGTGCATTAACAAACATATAAAAAACAATCCAGTAGGAGTTTTTTATATGATAGATATCGATGATTTCAAACAAATCAATGACATATACGGACATGAGCAGGGCGATAAGGTAATCAGAGATTTCGCAGAGCTGCTTACCGTTGTTTTTAGCAGCAATGCGTATCTGGGCCGGCTGGGCGGAGATGAATTTGCCGTTTTTGAGCCGGAGCTATCGGACAAATCACTGATCAAGCAAAAAGCGAAAAACGTCATTAATGAATTCTCTTCTCTCTCCCGCAAATACGGCAATGAGCTACAGCTAAGCTGTTCTATCGGAATTTCCCTCATCAATAATATAAGCGGCAGCTTCAGTCATTTATACCGCAGTGCGGATCAGAATCTCTATCTGTCCAAGAAAAACAAACGAGGAACTTATCACTTAAATGAGGATATATAA
- a CDS encoding DNA-3-methyladenine glycosylase family protein, which produces MERKYRYEMIKVQINDFDLEKISKSGQCFRMNPIMEQEKKYALIAHGEYLEMEETTDGICFSCTQEEWDKLWKNYFDCGRDYRKIYRSVDKTDEYMLRAVSCGSGIRILRQEIFETTISFIISQQNNIPRIKKCVQSLCSSFGEEKYNIRREKYYAFPTPERLAGLTLEDLQGCNLGYRSRYILKSSRMIVEGEIDFAGLADMTYEEARAELMKLCGVGIKVAECICLFALHHVEAFPVDTHIKTVLLKYYPDGFPFEKYEGYAGILQQYAFYYDIYGEM; this is translated from the coding sequence ATGGAAAGGAAGTATAGATACGAAATGATAAAGGTGCAGATAAATGATTTCGATTTGGAGAAGATAAGCAAATCCGGACAGTGCTTTCGGATGAATCCCATAATGGAACAGGAAAAGAAATATGCACTCATTGCCCACGGAGAATATTTGGAAATGGAAGAGACGACGGATGGTATTTGCTTTTCCTGCACGCAGGAGGAATGGGATAAGCTGTGGAAAAACTATTTCGACTGTGGAAGAGATTACCGGAAAATATACCGGTCGGTGGACAAGACGGACGAATATATGCTGCGGGCAGTGAGCTGCGGCAGCGGTATCCGCATATTAAGACAGGAAATCTTTGAAACAACCATCAGTTTCATCATTTCCCAGCAGAACAATATTCCGCGGATCAAGAAGTGCGTGCAATCGCTGTGCAGCAGCTTCGGTGAAGAGAAGTATAACATCCGGAGGGAGAAATATTATGCCTTTCCCACGCCGGAGAGACTGGCAGGGCTGACCTTGGAGGATTTGCAGGGCTGCAATCTGGGCTATAGAAGCCGATACATATTGAAATCCTCCAGAATGATCGTGGAAGGAGAGATAGATTTTGCCGGACTTGCAGATATGACCTATGAGGAAGCCAGGGCGGAGCTGATGAAATTATGCGGCGTCGGCATCAAGGTGGCGGAATGTATCTGTCTTTTTGCTCTTCATCATGTGGAGGCATTTCCTGTGGATACGCATATTAAAACAGTGCTTTTAAAGTATTATCCCGATGGATTCCCCTTTGAAAAATATGAAGGGTATGCGGGAATTTTGCAGCAATACGCATTTTATTATGATATTTACGGAGAAATGTGA
- a CDS encoding putative manganese transporter, giving the protein MLDVIIDTLIDSVKLFPFLFITYLAMEYMEHKMGEKTKTAIEKSGRFGSIPGSILGAFPQCGFSAAASNLYAGRIVTLGTLIAIFLSTSDEMLPILISEQVHISVILKLVGMKVAIGMAAGLIIDLLIKRKSIHAYSHEESGHMDIGHVCKNENCHCEEGIFRSAARHTFNIFFFIIAISFVLNTVIYLVGEDFLSNLVLNRPILGQVVAGLVGLIPNCASSIAITQLYLKGMMGLGSMMAGLLAGTGVGLLILFRVNDDLKENIRITVILYAIGVIAGIVIDLLGVTV; this is encoded by the coding sequence ATGTTAGATGTAATCATAGATACGCTGATAGATTCAGTGAAGCTTTTCCCTTTTTTATTTATTACCTATCTTGCAATGGAATATATGGAACATAAGATGGGGGAGAAGACTAAGACGGCGATAGAAAAATCCGGCCGTTTCGGCTCAATTCCGGGAAGTATATTAGGAGCCTTTCCTCAATGTGGATTTTCTGCGGCGGCTTCCAACCTATATGCCGGAAGAATTGTAACTCTTGGTACATTAATTGCAATATTTTTATCTACTTCCGATGAAATGCTGCCTATTTTGATTTCCGAACAGGTGCATATATCCGTGATTCTGAAGCTTGTGGGGATGAAAGTGGCAATCGGTATGGCGGCCGGCTTAATCATTGATTTGCTGATTAAGAGGAAAAGCATACATGCATACAGTCACGAAGAAAGCGGGCATATGGATATCGGCCACGTCTGCAAAAATGAAAACTGCCATTGTGAGGAAGGAATATTCCGATCGGCAGCGCGGCATACTTTTAATATTTTCTTCTTTATCATCGCGATTTCTTTTGTACTGAATACGGTAATTTATCTCGTGGGAGAGGATTTTCTATCCAATCTGGTTTTAAATAGGCCTATTCTTGGACAGGTAGTAGCGGGCTTAGTGGGATTGATACCTAACTGTGCCTCTTCCATCGCGATTACTCAGCTTTACTTAAAGGGCATGATGGGGCTGGGGTCCATGATGGCGGGCCTGCTGGCCGGAACCGGTGTGGGGCTTCTTATTCTGTTTCGTGTAAACGATGATTTGAAAGAAAATATAAGGATTACAGTTATACTTTATGCGATTGGGGTAATTGCAGGAATAGTAATTGACCTTTTAGGAGTTACAGTATGA
- a CDS encoding NYN domain-containing protein produces MDKELKLAVLIDADNISDKYVKIILDETAKNGIATYKRIYGDWTNTRLVSWKNVLLDNSITPIQQYGYTTGKNATDSAMIIDAMDILYSGTVGGFCIVSSDSDFTRLAMRLRESGMYVVGMGESKTPKPFISACNQFKYLDILLSKEQEEESTSKKEESAVLKAASKNTRLKKAAKGNDPKKEKEELRPQTDLAMIKKAIISLVEEGSDDDEWIHSSELRNQLGKRFPDFDVRNFGHSKFSSFVNSLNILDCEQEKNIVRFKMKK; encoded by the coding sequence ATGGATAAAGAACTGAAGCTTGCGGTACTGATCGATGCGGATAATATTTCCGATAAGTATGTAAAGATTATTTTGGATGAAACGGCGAAAAACGGGATAGCGACATATAAGCGAATATACGGAGACTGGACCAACACGAGATTGGTGTCGTGGAAAAATGTATTGTTGGATAACTCTATTACACCAATTCAGCAATACGGCTATACAACGGGAAAGAACGCCACAGATTCGGCGATGATCATCGACGCTATGGATATTCTTTATTCCGGCACCGTGGGAGGTTTCTGCATCGTTTCTTCGGACAGCGATTTCACCAGACTGGCGATGCGGCTTCGGGAATCGGGAATGTATGTGGTAGGTATGGGAGAAAGCAAGACGCCCAAGCCTTTTATTTCGGCATGTAACCAATTCAAGTATCTTGATATTCTGCTTTCCAAGGAACAGGAGGAAGAAAGCACCTCCAAGAAGGAGGAGTCCGCCGTGCTGAAGGCAGCCTCTAAAAATACCCGTTTGAAAAAAGCAGCAAAAGGGAATGACCCCAAAAAGGAAAAAGAAGAATTAAGGCCGCAGACAGACCTGGCCATGATAAAAAAAGCGATTATTTCATTGGTGGAGGAAGGCTCCGACGATGACGAGTGGATCCATTCCTCCGAGCTTAGAAACCAGCTGGGCAAACGCTTTCCGGATTTCGACGTGCGCAATTTCGGACATTCCAAATTCAGTTCCTTTGTCAACTCGCTGAATATTTTAGACTGCGAGCAGGAGAAGAACATTGTCCGGTTCAAAATGAAGAAATAG
- a CDS encoding helix-turn-helix transcriptional regulator, translating into MTQRVLADRLGLATSAICSYEAGTRYPSYEVLIKVAGIFRVSTDYLLGIEKSRYIDVTELSEEDIEILTMLADSLRKKKK; encoded by the coding sequence TTGACGCAAAGGGTGCTGGCGGACCGGCTGGGTCTGGCGACAAGTGCAATCTGCTCCTATGAAGCGGGAACGAGATATCCATCTTACGAGGTATTGATAAAAGTGGCGGGTATTTTCCGGGTCAGCACTGACTATCTCCTGGGTATAGAAAAAAGCAGGTACATCGATGTGACGGAGCTTTCGGAGGAGGACATCGAGATACTGACTATGCTTGCAGATTCATTGCGCAAAAAGAAAAAATGA
- a CDS encoding FAD-dependent oxidoreductase, with translation MDSIWTMTADISGRKPLLDDITTDTVVIGGGMAGILIAYFLEKKGIPTVVLEASRIGSGQTKNTTAKITLQHGPIYHKLIEEIGEKDAKLYAEANRLAIAQFRSLVEDKQIDCMFRECSAYLYSCEETDMLKKEEEAARRLGICAELTNKTELPFPVKSALRFYDQAVFHPLLFLEKISENITVYEDTKVLEVERTEEENKIITNRASVKAKRVVFAAHYPFINIPGYYFLRLHQERSYVITLKNTKQMDHMYIGIDKEGFSFRKSGDYLLLGGGGHRTGENTGGGSYQKLRMAAEKWFPGCKEITHFSAQDCMPLDDIPYIGQFSASTPDWFVATGFRKWGMTGSMVSAMLISDLIAKGQSPYEELFTPQRFHLQASAGSLAQDGIQSVKGLSKGVFTTTPKCTHMGCALEWNPDELSWDCPCHGSRFDGDGKVIDNPAIEDLANE, from the coding sequence ATGGATTCCATATGGACAATGACGGCAGATATTTCTGGAAGGAAACCGCTATTAGATGATATAACAACAGACACGGTAGTAATCGGCGGCGGAATGGCAGGTATATTGATTGCCTATTTTCTGGAAAAGAAAGGAATTCCCACAGTGGTGTTGGAAGCGTCGCGGATAGGGAGCGGACAGACGAAGAATACCACGGCCAAGATTACTTTGCAGCATGGTCCTATTTATCATAAATTAATCGAGGAAATTGGGGAGAAGGACGCGAAGCTCTATGCAGAGGCAAACCGTCTCGCCATTGCCCAGTTTCGGAGTCTGGTAGAAGATAAACAGATTGATTGCATGTTCAGGGAGTGCTCGGCCTATCTTTATTCCTGTGAGGAAACGGATATGTTAAAGAAAGAGGAAGAGGCAGCAAGGCGTCTTGGAATATGCGCGGAGCTTACGAACAAAACAGAGCTGCCTTTTCCGGTAAAGAGTGCACTTAGGTTTTACGATCAGGCGGTATTCCATCCTCTGTTATTCTTGGAAAAAATATCCGAAAATATCACTGTTTACGAGGATACAAAGGTACTTGAGGTGGAACGGACGGAAGAAGAAAATAAAATAATTACAAACCGGGCCTCGGTGAAGGCTAAGCGGGTGGTATTCGCAGCTCATTATCCTTTTATTAATATTCCCGGATATTATTTCCTCCGGCTTCATCAGGAACGGAGTTATGTGATTACGCTTAAGAATACGAAGCAGATGGATCATATGTATATCGGTATCGACAAGGAGGGATTTTCTTTTCGGAAAAGCGGAGATTATCTTTTATTAGGCGGCGGCGGTCATAGAACCGGAGAGAACACTGGCGGAGGAAGCTATCAGAAGCTGCGTATGGCTGCGGAAAAATGGTTTCCCGGATGTAAGGAAATCACACATTTTTCCGCGCAGGATTGTATGCCTCTCGACGATATCCCATATATCGGACAATTTTCAGCCTCCACTCCCGACTGGTTCGTGGCCACGGGATTCAGGAAGTGGGGCATGACAGGATCCATGGTCTCAGCAATGCTGATCAGCGATTTGATTGCGAAAGGGCAGAGTCCTTATGAGGAGCTTTTTACTCCCCAGAGATTTCATCTTCAGGCGTCGGCAGGCAGCCTCGCACAGGATGGTATCCAGTCGGTAAAAGGATTGAGCAAAGGAGTTTTCACTACCACGCCTAAATGTACCCATATGGGCTGCGCGCTGGAATGGAATCCGGACGAGTTAAGCTGGGACTGCCCCTGTCACGGCTCCCGCTTTGACGGCGACGGCAAGGTAATAGACAATCCGGCGATCGAGGATCTTGCAAATGAATAA
- a CDS encoding tocopherol cyclase family protein — protein MNNFRGGHRKKAYFEGWYLKHQKDNISIAFIPAFHVNEKGERTASVQVVTAEGTYCFSFEEKEFYASKKQFYVKINNNVFSEGGISVNLKNENVTITGILYYSPFTELLSDIMGPFRFLPFMQCRHGVLSMLHSIDGRLTINGREYDFSNGTGYVEKDSGSSFPLFYTWAQCVGWTGKRDCSMMASAAHIPFGCFTFTGCICAILYQGREYRLATYMGARIMKNTHNILIIKQGKYKLEIYKAKEEAKENGKRAGEKEDKLLLYAPQKGSMHRKIEENIACTVRCRFTVSGKPIFDFTDHRASFEYVGQQDGY, from the coding sequence ATGAATAATTTTCGGGGAGGACATAGAAAAAAGGCTTATTTTGAGGGCTGGTATTTAAAGCATCAAAAGGACAATATTTCCATAGCCTTTATTCCGGCATTTCACGTGAATGAAAAAGGGGAGCGCACGGCTTCCGTTCAGGTGGTGACAGCGGAGGGCACTTATTGTTTTTCTTTCGAAGAGAAAGAATTCTACGCTTCAAAAAAGCAATTTTATGTTAAAATAAATAATAATGTATTTTCTGAGGGCGGAATCAGTGTAAATCTGAAGAACGAAAATGTAACGATAACCGGTATCCTGTACTATTCGCCGTTTACTGAGCTTTTATCGGATATTATGGGCCCCTTTCGCTTTCTTCCCTTTATGCAGTGCCGCCACGGGGTTCTGAGCATGCTTCACAGCATAGACGGAAGGCTTACAATAAACGGCAGGGAGTATGATTTTTCCAATGGAACGGGATATGTGGAGAAAGATTCCGGCAGTTCCTTTCCTCTGTTTTATACGTGGGCCCAGTGTGTCGGCTGGACAGGAAAGAGGGATTGTTCCATGATGGCTTCTGCAGCTCATATTCCGTTTGGATGCTTTACGTTTACCGGCTGTATCTGTGCCATTTTGTATCAGGGAAGGGAGTACCGCCTGGCCACATATATGGGAGCCCGGATTATGAAAAATACGCACAATATTCTGATTATAAAGCAGGGGAAATATAAACTTGAAATATATAAGGCAAAGGAAGAAGCGAAAGAGAACGGGAAACGCGCTGGGGAGAAAGAGGATAAGCTTTTGTTGTACGCTCCTCAAAAAGGCAGCATGCACAGGAAAATAGAGGAAAATATTGCATGCACAGTCCGCTGTCGATTTACCGTTTCAGGAAAACCGATCTTTGATTTTACCGACCATAGAGCGAGCTTCGAATATGTGGGGCAGCAGGACGGATATTAA